The following are encoded in a window of Lactobacillus acidophilus genomic DNA:
- a CDS encoding 3'-5' exoribonuclease YhaM family protein: MLKRLLDYNDGEEMDIVVLIKNSQLRRNKKDKLFLAMQFGDGSGEIRGNYWDASHQDAATFSTGTIVELNGKREEYQGRPQIRIYSLRVVGPQEGYSLDEFIKSAPETTNDMKGEIDDFVKQIQNRTWRSIVEYLLKKWDKRFFDYPAGKSNHHALRGGLAYHTLAMLKDARGLADNYEQINRSLLYAGCILHDMGKVQELTGPAATQYTIEGNLVGHLVLIDEQIMLAAQDLKIDLESEDLLLLRHMVLSHHGKFEYGSPKLPALLEAEILHRIDDLDAMVYAVTNALQHTGKGTFTEPLQSQDGKRYYRPKNDPELDQAKNLE; the protein is encoded by the coding sequence ACGTTTGCTAGACTATAATGATGGCGAAGAAATGGATATCGTTGTTTTAATCAAAAATTCACAGTTGCGCCGTAATAAAAAAGATAAACTTTTTTTAGCGATGCAATTTGGTGATGGCTCAGGTGAAATTCGCGGAAATTATTGGGATGCGAGTCATCAAGATGCGGCAACTTTTAGCACTGGTACGATTGTAGAGTTAAATGGAAAAAGAGAGGAATATCAGGGTAGACCACAAATTAGAATATATAGTTTGCGTGTTGTTGGACCACAAGAGGGATATTCACTTGATGAATTTATTAAATCAGCCCCAGAAACCACTAATGATATGAAGGGCGAAATTGATGACTTTGTTAAGCAAATTCAAAATAGAACATGGAGAAGTATTGTAGAGTACTTACTTAAAAAATGGGATAAACGTTTCTTTGATTATCCTGCTGGAAAAAGTAATCACCATGCATTGCGAGGAGGACTCGCATATCATACTTTGGCTATGCTTAAAGATGCTAGAGGCTTAGCTGATAATTATGAACAGATTAACCGATCATTACTTTATGCGGGATGTATTTTGCATGATATGGGTAAGGTACAGGAATTAACCGGACCTGCTGCAACGCAGTATACAATTGAGGGCAATCTGGTTGGCCATCTTGTTTTGATTGATGAACAAATAATGTTAGCAGCTCAGGATTTGAAGATTGATCTTGAATCTGAAGATTTGTTATTACTTAGACATATGGTTTTATCACATCATGGTAAATTCGAATATGGTTCACCTAAGTTGCCAGCGTTGCTTGAAGCAGAGATTTTGCACCGTATCGATGATTTAGACGCAATGGTTTATGCAGTAACTAATGCACTGCAACATACTGGTAAGGGTACATTTACTGAACCATTACAAAGTCAAGATGGTAAAAGATACTATAGACCTAAAAATGATCCTGAATTAGATCAAGCGAAGAATTTGGAATAA
- a CDS encoding peptidylprolyl isomerase PrsA — MKSYMKKVAAVVAVAGVALSTAACSNSGSNSTVASYKGGKITQQQYYDEMKKSQAGKSTLANMIINRALEQQYGKYVSSKKVDKQYNNYKKQYGSQFSAVLQQNGMTASSFKENLKTNLLSEQALKHIKKITKKQEQQAWKSYQPKVTVQHILVAKKSTAQDIIKQLKDGKSFSSLAKKYSLDTATKNKAGKLPSFDSTDNTLDSAFKTAAFKLKTGEVTSTPVKSQSGYHVIKMINHPAKGKFADHKKAIDDEIYASMAQDQSTMKDVIATVLKRADVSIKDSDLKDVLSAYVSTGATK; from the coding sequence ATGAAGAGTTATATGAAAAAAGTTGCTGCAGTCGTCGCTGTAGCTGGTGTTGCATTATCTACTGCCGCTTGTTCAAACAGTGGTAGCAATTCTACTGTTGCTTCTTACAAAGGTGGTAAGATTACTCAACAACAATACTATGATGAAATGAAAAAGTCACAAGCTGGTAAATCAACTTTGGCTAACATGATTATCAACCGTGCTTTGGAACAACAATACGGCAAATACGTATCATCAAAGAAAGTTGACAAGCAATACAACAACTACAAGAAGCAATATGGCTCACAATTTAGTGCTGTTTTACAACAAAATGGTATGACTGCTTCAAGTTTCAAAGAAAACTTAAAGACTAATCTTCTTTCTGAACAAGCATTAAAGCATATTAAGAAGATTACTAAAAAGCAAGAACAACAAGCTTGGAAGAGCTACCAACCTAAGGTAACTGTTCAACATATTTTGGTTGCTAAGAAGTCAACTGCTCAAGACATTATCAAGCAATTAAAAGATGGTAAGAGCTTCAGTAGCTTAGCTAAGAAATACTCACTCGATACTGCAACTAAGAATAAAGCTGGTAAGCTTCCTTCATTTGACTCAACTGACAACACTCTTGACTCAGCATTCAAGACTGCTGCATTTAAGCTTAAGACTGGTGAAGTTACTTCAACTCCAGTTAAATCACAATCAGGCTACCACGTAATTAAGATGATTAACCACCCAGCTAAGGGTAAATTTGCTGATCACAAGAAGGCTATTGATGATGAAATTTATGCATCAATGGCTCAAGATCAATCAACTATGAAAGACGTTATCGCAACTGTATTGAAGCGTGCTGATGTTTCAATTAAGGATAGCGACTTGAAGGACGTATTATCAGCTTACGTATCAACTGGTGCTACTAAGTAA
- a CDS encoding HIT family protein: MEKLVDDCLFCKIIRGEIPSYTVFENDDVKAFLDISQVNPGHTLMVPKKHIVNLFDYTKEDAQQYLQYIPVIANAIKKAFPNVTGMNITTNNGKSANQVVMHSHIHFIPRFEGDGLKLMTRNNADQYDESKYNEVADKIKAQF, encoded by the coding sequence ATGGAAAAATTAGTAGACGATTGCTTATTCTGTAAAATTATTCGCGGTGAAATTCCTAGTTACACCGTATTTGAAAATGACGATGTAAAAGCATTCTTGGATATCTCACAAGTAAACCCAGGACATACATTAATGGTCCCAAAAAAGCACATCGTTAACTTATTCGACTATACTAAAGAAGATGCACAACAATACTTGCAATACATTCCAGTAATTGCCAATGCAATTAAAAAGGCATTTCCTAATGTAACCGGCATGAACATTACCACTAATAACGGTAAATCAGCTAACCAAGTTGTTATGCACTCACACATTCACTTCATCCCACGTTTTGAAGGGGATGGCTTAAAATTAATGACTCGTAACAACGCTGATCAATATGATGAGTCTAAGTACAACGAAGTTGCAGATAAAATTAAGGCTCAATTCTAA
- a CDS encoding ABC transporter ATP-binding protein, with amino-acid sequence MTLKIEHLTGGYTGVPVIKDINLEIKPGEALGLIGLNGAGKSTTIKHILGLLRPQKGKIILNDVVLTQQPTKFKREVAYIPETPILYPELTLKEHLELTMLSYKLDEKKAWERAHELLKMFRLDDKLEWLPIHFSKGMRQKVMIVSAFLADTSLLVIDEPFTGLDPLAVANLIDLIKQAIANNKMVLMTTHVLADAQQAISNYAVLNNGTIEIIGNLQDIREHYGLKPDDPFDKLYLALNREDHGNA; translated from the coding sequence ATGACATTAAAAATTGAACATTTAACTGGGGGCTATACCGGCGTCCCTGTTATTAAAGATATTAATCTTGAAATTAAGCCTGGTGAGGCTTTAGGGCTAATTGGGCTTAATGGTGCCGGTAAATCGACGACGATTAAACATATTTTAGGTTTGCTTCGTCCGCAAAAAGGAAAGATCATTTTAAATGATGTGGTTTTAACTCAGCAGCCTACGAAGTTTAAACGTGAAGTTGCTTATATTCCTGAAACACCAATTTTATACCCGGAATTAACTTTGAAAGAACACTTGGAATTAACCATGCTCAGTTATAAGTTAGATGAGAAAAAGGCGTGGGAAAGAGCACATGAATTGCTTAAAATGTTCAGATTAGATGATAAGCTTGAATGGTTACCGATCCACTTTTCAAAGGGAATGCGCCAAAAAGTAATGATTGTTTCTGCCTTTTTAGCTGATACAAGTTTACTTGTAATTGATGAACCATTTACAGGACTTGATCCCTTGGCCGTTGCTAACTTAATTGACTTGATCAAACAAGCAATTGCTAATAACAAAATGGTGTTAATGACTACACACGTTTTAGCAGATGCCCAACAAGCAATTTCTAACTATGCTGTTTTAAATAATGGTACGATCGAGATCATCGGCAATTTGCAAGATATTCGTGAGCATTATGGTTTAAAGCCTGATGATCCATTTGATAAGTTATATTTAGCTTTGAATAGAGAGGATCATGGCAATGCGTGA
- a CDS encoding ABC transporter permease — MRELAKKRLNENLKQSVKYLTLVFNDFFILALIFLVGALMFWYAEAMKTMPTNLWFYRPLVGFILWLPLLTGRLVTLIKEADMQFLFTQDEQMNEYLKPMYRYSLVLPFILEVLLAGIVFPFATIKAGINVFAYLLLVVAMLLIKGIELEVEKSNLYFGKKISLATLSLIALVLAIISAYYAYIGIVAGIIGIFFVTRLANELIFDWRYAVESEKVRKDRVYSVFSMFTDVEEKQVSIKRRKYLDFLLPKSIAKENPNLFLYRRSLLRNPEYLNLLVRMTVFAGLISWLVQDWHWSLGLSCLVIFLTVYQLLPMATEFDRNFMYRVYPIERKNRGKDLVKVLTFGLFIQWLIISIFWLIVLPININLLEAMIILLAFTVLITAVYLPSRVKKMNQKNFGIR; from the coding sequence ATGCGTGAATTAGCTAAAAAGAGATTAAATGAGAATCTCAAACAGTCAGTTAAATATTTGACGCTTGTTTTCAATGATTTCTTTATTTTAGCCTTGATTTTTTTAGTCGGAGCATTAATGTTTTGGTATGCCGAAGCAATGAAGACTATGCCAACGAACCTATGGTTTTATCGTCCATTAGTCGGTTTTATTCTTTGGCTGCCTCTTTTAACCGGACGATTGGTAACTTTGATCAAAGAAGCTGATATGCAGTTCTTGTTTACGCAAGATGAACAAATGAATGAGTACTTAAAACCAATGTACAGATATAGTTTAGTCTTGCCATTTATTCTTGAAGTCTTATTGGCAGGGATCGTCTTTCCGTTTGCTACAATCAAAGCAGGTATAAATGTTTTTGCATATCTTTTGTTAGTAGTTGCAATGTTACTAATTAAAGGCATTGAGTTAGAAGTCGAAAAAAGTAATTTGTACTTTGGTAAAAAGATTAGTTTGGCTACTTTAAGTTTGATAGCTCTAGTTTTAGCAATTATTTCAGCATATTATGCATATATTGGTATCGTAGCTGGAATTATTGGAATTTTCTTCGTAACTAGATTAGCTAATGAGCTAATTTTTGACTGGCGTTACGCTGTAGAAAGTGAAAAAGTTAGAAAAGACCGTGTATATTCAGTCTTCAGTATGTTCACTGATGTAGAAGAAAAGCAAGTAAGTATTAAACGTAGAAAATATTTAGATTTTCTTTTGCCTAAGTCGATTGCTAAAGAAAATCCTAACTTGTTCCTTTATAGAAGATCATTACTTAGAAATCCAGAATATTTGAACTTGCTAGTTAGAATGACTGTTTTTGCCGGCTTAATTTCATGGTTAGTACAAGATTGGCATTGGTCGCTTGGCTTATCATGTTTAGTAATCTTTTTAACGGTTTACCAATTATTGCCAATGGCAACAGAATTTGATCGTAACTTTATGTATCGTGTTTATCCAATTGAAAGAAAAAATCGTGGTAAAGATCTCGTTAAAGTTTTGACATTCGGTTTATTCATTCAATGGTTAATTATTAGTATTTTCTGGTTGATTGTTTTGCCAATAAATATTAATCTGCTAGAGGCAATGATTATCTTGCTTGCATTTACTGTTTTAATTACTGCAGTATATTTGCCAAGCAGAGTGAAGAAGATGAATCAAAAGAATTTTGGAATTAGATAG
- the trmB gene encoding tRNA (guanosine(46)-N7)-methyltransferase TrmB: MRLRNKPWAVKLVNDHPESVLQNPNPDEKIYWEKRFGNDHPIEIEVGSGKGHFITTLAEQHPEKNFVALELQTTAAGIILRTKLKKGLDNLQILRGDAADINCFFDKNTTDVIYLNFSDPWPKSRHEKRRLTYKSFLNKYQQVLKPEGHIEFKTDNSGLFAYSVQSMNNYGMFFDFVSVDLHHEKPEIVEKNIETEYEHKFAAKGNPIYALHAHFETK, from the coding sequence ATGAGATTAAGAAACAAACCTTGGGCCGTAAAACTTGTTAATGATCATCCTGAAAGTGTATTGCAAAATCCTAACCCAGATGAAAAGATTTACTGGGAAAAGCGATTTGGCAATGATCATCCGATTGAAATTGAAGTTGGTTCAGGTAAGGGACATTTTATTACAACTTTAGCTGAACAACATCCTGAAAAGAATTTTGTGGCTTTAGAATTACAAACTACTGCAGCAGGTATTATTTTGCGTACTAAGTTAAAAAAGGGGTTAGACAACTTACAAATTTTACGTGGGGATGCTGCTGACATCAATTGCTTTTTCGATAAAAATACTACTGATGTAATTTACTTAAACTTTAGTGATCCATGGCCAAAGAGTCGTCATGAAAAGCGTCGTTTGACTTATAAGAGCTTTTTGAATAAATATCAGCAAGTTTTAAAGCCAGAAGGTCATATTGAATTCAAGACTGATAATTCAGGTTTATTTGCATATTCTGTTCAAAGTATGAATAATTACGGGATGTTCTTTGACTTTGTTTCTGTAGATTTGCATCATGAAAAGCCGGAAATTGTAGAAAAGAATATTGAAACAGAATATGAGCATAAGTTTGCTGCTAAAGGTAATCCTATATATGCACTTCATGCTCATTTTGAGACAAAGTAA
- a CDS encoding thioredoxin family protein, translated as MEKIKELSEDKLQEITKSGRTVLEFSAEWCPDCRFLDPFLPEIEKDFSDAKFYQIDRDGSVDVAKKLMIMGIPSFVVYQDGKEIGRLVNKDRKTKDEVENFLRSLD; from the coding sequence ATGGAAAAGATTAAAGAGTTATCTGAAGATAAATTACAAGAAATCACTAAGTCTGGTCGCACCGTTTTAGAATTTTCAGCAGAATGGTGCCCAGATTGCCGTTTCCTTGATCCATTTTTGCCAGAAATTGAAAAAGATTTCTCTGACGCCAAGTTTTATCAAATTGACCGTGATGGTTCAGTTGATGTTGCAAAAAAATTAATGATTATGGGAATTCCTTCATTTGTTGTCTACCAAGATGGCAAAGAAATTGGTAGACTAGTAAATAAGGACCGTAAAACTAAAGATGAAGTAGAAAACTTTTTACGATCACTTGACTAA
- the ytpR gene encoding YtpR family tRNA-binding protein — MITSTNKEAYPNTLIVILGHDEGRSSFEEKEDVTRVTNDKGETIGFNFFNVDKLIDFDKLPNGPVKLSDDELEALNKKLAEVGFDDKLEYGKPTLVYGYVKTCEKHPDSDHLHVTTIEVGDGEEHQIVCGAPNIAQGQKVVVALPGTLMPNGAQIWPGKLRGVDSYGMICSARELGLPHAPQKRGIMVVPDSFEVGAEFEPTKCDELIASGEITL; from the coding sequence ATGATTACTAGTACTAATAAAGAAGCTTATCCTAATACTTTGATCGTTATTTTAGGTCATGATGAAGGTCGTAGCTCTTTTGAAGAAAAAGAAGACGTTACTCGTGTAACTAACGATAAGGGTGAAACTATTGGTTTTAACTTCTTCAATGTTGATAAGTTAATTGACTTTGATAAGTTGCCAAATGGTCCAGTTAAGCTTTCAGATGATGAACTTGAAGCTCTTAATAAGAAGCTTGCTGAAGTTGGATTTGATGATAAGCTTGAATATGGCAAGCCAACCCTTGTTTATGGCTATGTTAAGACTTGTGAAAAGCACCCTGACTCAGATCACCTTCACGTAACTACTATTGAAGTAGGTGATGGTGAAGAACATCAAATCGTTTGTGGGGCTCCTAACATTGCACAAGGTCAAAAGGTTGTTGTAGCACTTCCAGGTACTTTAATGCCAAATGGTGCACAAATTTGGCCAGGTAAATTACGTGGCGTTGATTCATACGGAATGATTTGTTCAGCAAGAGAACTCGGTTTGCCACATGCACCTCAAAAGCGTGGTATTATGGTAGTTCCTGATTCATTTGAAGTTGGTGCAGAATTTGAACCAACTAAGTGTGATGAATTGATCGCTAGTGGTGAAATCACTTTATAA